One segment of Mycobacterium spongiae DNA contains the following:
- a CDS encoding amidase: MRSQDSALVSDTSQHHDEIWQRDLTEIAELIRTRQLTSEDVTESTLRRIEKFDPHLKSYAWVTPDSALETARAADAEIARGHYRGVLHGIPIGVKDLCYTVDAPTAAGTRILQGFRPPYDATVVARLRAAGAVITGKLAMTEGGYVGYHPRLPVPVNPWDAATWAGVSSSGCGVATAAGLCFGSVGSDTGGSIRFPTSMCGVTGIKPTWGRVSRYGIVELAASFDHVGPIARSARDAGALLTAMAGSDVNDPTSSAEPVPDYADDLVLARIPNIGVDRHQMAVFDDDTNAIMIDVMRMLDDIGWPVVDVRLPPLAPIVEVCGKLRSVETAIAHAETYPARASQYGPTLRGLIETGRRLGAMEYQELINQRREFTASLYRVFRDVDIVLMPSCGLAAPTLETMRTLGEDPKLLATLAAPTAPFNLSGNPAICLPAGTTPRGTPFGIQFIGRTFAEHFLVQLGHAFQQATTFHRRRPPEEFASGRGA; the protein is encoded by the coding sequence CTGAGATCGCAGGACAGCGCACTCGTGAGTGACACGTCGCAACACCACGACGAGATCTGGCAGCGTGACCTGACCGAAATCGCCGAGTTGATTCGCACCCGGCAACTTACGTCGGAGGACGTCACCGAGTCGACCCTGCGGCGGATCGAAAAGTTCGATCCACACCTGAAGAGCTACGCGTGGGTCACGCCCGACTCTGCGCTAGAAACCGCACGTGCCGCCGACGCTGAGATAGCTCGGGGCCACTACCGCGGCGTGCTTCATGGCATACCGATCGGCGTAAAGGATCTGTGCTACACGGTAGACGCCCCGACCGCGGCGGGCACCAGGATCCTTCAGGGTTTTCGGCCACCCTACGATGCCACCGTCGTCGCGAGACTGCGCGCTGCCGGTGCCGTGATCACCGGCAAATTGGCCATGACCGAAGGCGGCTACGTCGGCTATCACCCGCGACTTCCGGTGCCCGTCAACCCTTGGGATGCAGCTACGTGGGCGGGAGTGTCGTCGAGTGGTTGTGGAGTGGCCACCGCGGCGGGATTGTGCTTTGGCTCAGTCGGATCCGACACCGGGGGATCGATCCGATTTCCGACGAGCATGTGCGGCGTCACCGGGATCAAGCCGACATGGGGACGGGTCAGCCGCTACGGGATCGTTGAGCTTGCAGCCAGTTTCGACCACGTCGGACCCATCGCTCGAAGCGCCCGCGACGCCGGAGCTCTACTGACCGCCATGGCCGGATCCGACGTCAACGACCCGACGTCATCGGCGGAACCCGTCCCGGACTATGCCGATGACCTCGTCTTGGCGCGGATACCCAATATCGGCGTGGACCGGCACCAGATGGCGGTCTTCGACGACGACACCAACGCGATCATGATCGACGTCATGAGGATGCTCGACGACATTGGCTGGCCTGTCGTTGACGTGCGGTTGCCGCCACTGGCTCCGATCGTCGAAGTCTGCGGAAAGCTGCGCTCGGTGGAGACGGCCATCGCCCATGCCGAAACCTATCCGGCTCGCGCCAGCCAATACGGGCCGACCCTGCGTGGGCTCATTGAAACCGGACGAAGACTGGGCGCCATGGAGTACCAGGAGCTGATCAACCAGCGGCGGGAATTCACCGCGTCGCTGTACCGCGTGTTTCGCGATGTGGACATCGTGTTGATGCCCAGCTGCGGTCTGGCAGCACCAACGCTGGAGACTATGCGGACCCTGGGCGAGGACCCAAAGTTGCTCGCCACCTTGGCCGCACCCACCGCGCCTTTCAACCTCAGCGGCAATCCCGCGATCTGCCTGCCCGCGGGAACGACACCGCGAGGAACCCCCTTCGGGATCCAGTTCATCGGCCGAACATTCGCCGAGCATTTCCTCGTCCAACTCGGTCACGCATTCCAGCAGGCGACAACGTTTCATCGCCGCCGCCCGCCGGAGGAGTTCGCTAGCGGTCGAGGCGCGTAA
- a CDS encoding serine hydrolase domain-containing protein has translation MIGGEPDRAPAGMTLDNWLSSPYSHWAFQHIEDFMPTAVIPRGSGPAAALPAATAPIAEIRLTRTDGDDTTVGAVMSATATDGWAVAHRGSMVAEEYLDGLQPLTRHLLFSVSKSLVAAVVGALHGAGAIELHAPVTRYIPAMANCGYAGATVRHLLDMRSGIAFSENYDDPAAEIHVREQVIGWRTKSNADLPATLRDYLLTLRQNVSHGGPFEYRSCETDVLGWICEVAGGQRMPELMSELLWSRIGAQCDATIALDTADTAGTGIFDGGISACLTDMIRFGSLFLRDGVSLSGQHVVPAAWVADTVDGGPDSRQAFAASPDDTHMPGGMYRNQFWFPYPGSNVTLCVGMCGQMIYVNRAADVVAAKLSSRPVSHDDPQSQANTLRAFDAVAHQLAGFPG, from the coding sequence ATGATCGGCGGCGAACCTGATCGCGCCCCAGCCGGTATGACACTGGACAACTGGCTGTCGTCACCCTATTCGCATTGGGCATTCCAGCACATCGAAGACTTCATGCCCACGGCGGTGATCCCACGCGGCTCCGGACCGGCTGCGGCATTGCCGGCAGCCACTGCCCCGATCGCCGAGATCAGGTTGACCAGGACGGACGGGGACGACACCACCGTCGGCGCCGTGATGTCCGCCACCGCCACAGACGGCTGGGCGGTTGCCCACCGCGGTTCGATGGTGGCCGAGGAATATCTCGACGGGTTGCAGCCCCTGACACGGCACCTGCTGTTCTCGGTGAGCAAGTCGCTGGTCGCGGCCGTGGTCGGCGCGCTGCACGGGGCCGGTGCGATCGAGCTTCACGCACCGGTGACGCGATATATACCCGCCATGGCGAACTGCGGCTACGCCGGCGCGACGGTGCGCCACCTGCTGGACATGAGATCGGGTATCGCCTTCTCGGAAAATTACGACGACCCAGCGGCGGAGATACACGTCCGCGAGCAGGTGATTGGGTGGCGGACGAAGAGCAACGCGGACCTCCCCGCCACGCTGCGTGACTACCTCCTGACCCTGCGGCAGAACGTCTCTCACGGCGGCCCGTTCGAATATCGGTCGTGTGAGACCGACGTACTCGGCTGGATCTGCGAGGTGGCGGGCGGCCAGCGGATGCCCGAACTGATGTCGGAACTTTTGTGGAGCCGCATCGGCGCCCAGTGCGATGCCACGATCGCCCTAGACACGGCCGATACCGCAGGCACCGGAATATTCGACGGCGGCATTAGCGCCTGCCTGACCGACATGATTCGGTTCGGGTCGCTGTTCCTGCGCGACGGTGTCTCGCTTTCTGGCCAACACGTGGTACCGGCAGCGTGGGTCGCCGACACCGTCGACGGTGGTCCCGACTCGCGTCAGGCGTTCGCCGCCAGCCCCGACGACACCCACATGCCCGGCGGCATGTACCGCAACCAATTCTGGTTTCCCTACCCGGGCAGCAACGTCACGTTGTGTGTGGGGATGTGTGGTCAGATGATCTACGTCAACCGCGCCGCCGACGTGGTCGCCGCCAAGTTGTCCAGCCGTCCGGTCTCTCATGACGACCCGCAGTCACAGGCGAACACGCTGCGCGCATTCGATGCGGTTGCACATCAACTGGCCGGATTCCCCGGTTAG
- a CDS encoding SMP-30/gluconolactonase/LRE family protein, producing the protein MRPAKPPLRPVRWQPPPSKPLPQPDLQHAVTVVGVPGYAPEDVVVDGGGNVWTGVDDGRLLRIAGDGAEVQVVADTGGRPLGLAVGHDGRILVCDSHRGLLRCDPKTGKLETLVSDVAGRPLMLCSNVIESTDGTIYFTESTDRFGYENYKGAVLEARGGGSLFRRDTDGTVDVLASGLNFANGVMLTDDESAVVFAESMSARLSKYWLTGDRAGSITELVTELPGYPDNIALGSDGRVWAALVSERNRLSEWLSPRAPTLRKLLWRLPYRWMPDPKSTVWAIAFDPDDGRVLAQLHTVHPAFGLVTGVAEAQGRLWLGCIGAPAVGCIDL; encoded by the coding sequence ATACGCCCGGCCAAACCTCCCCTTCGACCCGTTCGCTGGCAGCCACCGCCGTCGAAGCCGCTGCCCCAACCGGATCTGCAGCACGCCGTGACGGTGGTAGGAGTACCGGGCTACGCCCCGGAGGATGTCGTCGTCGACGGCGGCGGCAACGTGTGGACCGGCGTCGACGACGGACGTCTTCTTCGGATCGCTGGCGACGGCGCTGAGGTTCAGGTGGTCGCTGACACCGGGGGGCGCCCACTGGGCCTCGCGGTGGGCCACGACGGGCGGATTCTGGTCTGCGACAGCCACCGTGGACTTCTGCGATGCGATCCCAAGACTGGGAAGCTGGAGACGTTGGTCAGCGACGTGGCTGGTCGGCCCCTGATGCTGTGCTCAAACGTCATTGAATCCACCGATGGCACAATCTATTTCACCGAGTCCACGGATCGATTCGGCTACGAGAACTACAAGGGCGCTGTGCTTGAAGCCCGCGGCGGAGGCTCGCTGTTTCGCCGCGATACCGACGGCACAGTTGATGTCCTGGCATCCGGTCTGAACTTTGCCAACGGCGTCATGCTCACCGACGACGAGTCGGCGGTCGTGTTCGCAGAATCAATGAGCGCCCGATTGTCCAAGTACTGGCTTACTGGCGATCGCGCCGGCTCCATCACTGAGCTGGTCACCGAGCTCCCCGGCTACCCCGACAACATTGCGTTGGGCAGTGACGGCCGGGTTTGGGCCGCACTGGTGTCGGAGCGCAATCGGCTCAGCGAATGGCTTAGTCCGCGCGCCCCGACTTTGCGCAAGCTGCTGTGGCGGCTGCCCTACCGCTGGATGCCGGACCCGAAATCCACCGTGTGGGCTATCGCGTTTGACCCGGACGACGGACGCGTCTTGGCTCAGTTGCACACCGTACACCCGGCGTTCGGCCTGGTTACCGGCGTGGCGGAAGCCCAGGGACGGCTGTGGTTGGGCTGCATCGGAGCCCCCGCTGTGGGCTGTATCGACTTGTAG
- a CDS encoding enoyl-CoA hydratase/isomerase family protein, with protein MGKSTCDNGDLEGDLEDDLEREIGALLVSPPDPREILDRVALQRSREVAVVTLSHPQAQNALNLASWRRLRQLFEDLAGEPKLKAVILRGAGDKAFAAGADIKEFPHTRMTAADATDYNESLAACLRAVAAAPIPVIAAVRGLAVGGGCELVTACDVAIAADDARFGIPLGKLGVILGFPEAEAVARRIGPAALKYLLFSGELVGADDALRWGMVQKVVSAGELADATARLVGQICRQSAVTMRAAKMIAGMHGRTLTGADTDALIRLAIAAYDGDDLREGVAAFTEGRPPRFDGGSAI; from the coding sequence ATGGGCAAAAGCACCTGCGACAATGGCGATCTGGAAGGCGATCTGGAAGACGATCTGGAACGTGAGATCGGTGCGTTGCTGGTCAGTCCACCGGATCCCCGGGAGATCCTCGATCGCGTTGCGCTGCAACGAAGCCGAGAAGTCGCGGTAGTCACCCTTAGTCATCCCCAGGCGCAGAATGCGCTGAACTTGGCAAGCTGGCGACGTCTCAGGCAGCTGTTCGAGGACCTGGCGGGCGAGCCGAAGCTCAAGGCAGTCATACTCCGCGGCGCCGGGGACAAGGCGTTCGCTGCGGGCGCCGACATCAAGGAGTTTCCCCATACTCGAATGACAGCGGCGGACGCGACCGACTATAACGAGAGCCTCGCGGCATGCCTGCGCGCAGTCGCCGCGGCGCCGATTCCGGTCATCGCAGCGGTCCGTGGCCTCGCCGTGGGCGGCGGGTGCGAACTCGTCACGGCCTGCGATGTCGCCATCGCGGCCGATGACGCACGCTTTGGGATCCCTCTGGGCAAGCTCGGGGTCATCCTTGGCTTCCCCGAAGCCGAGGCCGTCGCGCGCCGCATCGGTCCGGCAGCCCTGAAGTACTTGTTGTTCAGTGGGGAACTCGTCGGCGCCGACGACGCCTTACGCTGGGGGATGGTGCAAAAAGTAGTCTCCGCTGGCGAATTGGCGGATGCGACGGCCCGGCTCGTTGGTCAGATCTGCCGGCAGTCGGCGGTAACGATGCGCGCGGCGAAAATGATCGCCGGCATGCACGGTCGCACGCTGACCGGCGCTGACACCGATGCCCTGATCCGCTTGGCCATCGCTGCCTACGACGGAGACGACTTACGCGAAGGTGTGGCCGCCTTCACTGAGGGACGTCCGCCCCGGTTCGACGGCGGCAGTGCGATCTGA
- a CDS encoding fasciclin domain-containing protein — MNTRTPWARAAAAAISAIGISLALPVTAYADPPDEPKPEVNLPDPQGPGCDAFKEAVPNYKTLATEPLGTALASIPEISTFNSAVTGQLNPEVNVVDVLNNGPYVVFAPDNDAFAQLPPEQLDALKSDSSALLDLVYYHVFLSLLGPDDVSGQWNTQQGSQVMVTGKGGDITINGTAKVVCGGIHARMARIYIINQVLNMAQAPEPIPVAPSLPPTASPGATETSPEAPVTSEEAPSP; from the coding sequence GTGAACACGCGTACCCCATGGGCACGGGCAGCCGCGGCCGCGATCTCCGCCATCGGGATATCGCTGGCGCTGCCGGTCACCGCTTACGCCGATCCGCCCGATGAGCCGAAGCCGGAGGTCAATCTCCCCGATCCGCAAGGACCCGGCTGCGATGCGTTCAAGGAGGCCGTGCCGAACTACAAGACGCTGGCTACTGAGCCGCTGGGCACCGCGCTCGCCAGCATCCCAGAGATCAGCACCTTCAACTCTGCGGTAACAGGTCAACTCAATCCTGAGGTCAACGTCGTCGACGTGCTGAACAACGGGCCGTACGTGGTGTTCGCGCCAGACAACGACGCGTTCGCCCAGTTGCCACCCGAGCAACTTGATGCGCTCAAGTCCGACTCGAGTGCGCTTCTCGACCTCGTGTACTACCACGTCTTTTTGAGCTTGCTGGGTCCCGACGATGTCAGTGGGCAATGGAATACCCAGCAGGGTTCTCAGGTGATGGTCACCGGAAAAGGTGGTGACATAACGATCAACGGCACCGCCAAGGTGGTGTGCGGAGGCATCCACGCACGCATGGCGCGGATCTACATCATCAACCAGGTCTTGAACATGGCGCAGGCCCCCGAACCGATCCCGGTCGCGCCGAGCTTGCCGCCGACCGCCTCGCCGGGCGCGACGGAGACCTCGCCGGAGGCGCCGGTGACCTCCGAGGAAGCGCCCTCGCCTTAG
- a CDS encoding biotin carboxylase, whose translation MNPPAGRPGPEPRRPLRGLSDVRAFFHTNAAPLYFISPTPFNLLGIDRWVRNFFYLNYFDSFEGAHPRVFVPRRRDRRAFDSMGDVCNHLLGDPETLEFIARRGPGGKACFVMHDEETQALAERAGLDVIHPPVELLHRLDSKTVMTRLADEAGVPSVPYVIGHVGSYDELLVLAQTAGLGDDLVVQDAYGDAGSGTFFVRGERDWDQCAAELAAQQEVKVMKRIRNVEVCVEGTVTRHGTVIGPPMTSLVGYPELTPHKGAWCGNDIWREVLPPAQTHAAREMARKLGDVMSREGYRGYFEVDLLHDLDSDELYLGEVNPRLSGASPMTNLTTEAYADIPLFLFHLLEYMDVDYELDIDEINARWERGYGEDEVWGQVVISETSPDLELFTETPRTGVWRLEDDGRVAFARSANDWDTLLDESEAFYMRVVAPGDLRCEGAQLGVLFTRGHLQTDDYQLTERCQHWVKGIKAQFASAPLTPAAPIISRLVARA comes from the coding sequence GTGAACCCGCCCGCTGGCAGGCCTGGACCCGAGCCCCGCCGCCCACTGCGCGGCCTTTCGGACGTACGCGCCTTCTTTCATACGAACGCCGCACCGCTGTACTTCATCTCGCCCACCCCGTTCAACCTGCTCGGCATCGACCGCTGGGTACGGAACTTCTTCTACCTGAACTACTTTGATTCCTTCGAGGGCGCACACCCTCGGGTATTCGTACCCCGGCGGCGCGACCGTAGGGCTTTCGACTCGATGGGAGACGTGTGCAACCACCTCCTGGGTGATCCCGAGACACTCGAGTTCATCGCGCGCCGGGGGCCAGGTGGCAAGGCCTGCTTTGTGATGCATGACGAGGAGACCCAGGCTCTCGCGGAGCGGGCGGGGCTCGACGTCATTCACCCCCCGGTGGAGCTGCTGCATCGATTGGACTCCAAGACCGTCATGACGCGCCTCGCCGATGAAGCGGGCGTCCCGAGCGTGCCTTATGTGATCGGGCATGTCGGTTCATACGACGAGCTGCTGGTGCTGGCGCAAACCGCCGGATTGGGCGATGACCTGGTCGTTCAGGATGCCTACGGCGATGCCGGCAGCGGGACGTTCTTTGTGCGCGGCGAGCGCGACTGGGACCAGTGCGCCGCTGAGCTAGCCGCACAGCAAGAAGTGAAAGTCATGAAGCGTATCCGCAACGTCGAGGTATGCGTTGAGGGCACCGTGACCCGCCACGGGACGGTGATCGGCCCGCCGATGACCAGTCTGGTTGGGTATCCCGAGCTGACTCCGCACAAGGGGGCCTGGTGCGGCAATGACATCTGGCGCGAGGTGCTGCCGCCTGCCCAGACGCACGCCGCGCGAGAAATGGCGCGAAAGCTCGGCGACGTCATGAGCCGCGAGGGGTACCGCGGCTACTTCGAGGTCGATCTCCTACATGACCTGGACTCCGACGAGCTTTACCTCGGCGAGGTGAACCCCCGCCTGAGCGGCGCCAGCCCGATGACGAATCTGACCACAGAGGCTTACGCGGACATACCGCTGTTCCTCTTCCACCTGCTCGAATACATGGACGTGGACTACGAACTCGACATCGACGAGATCAATGCGCGCTGGGAACGGGGCTACGGCGAAGACGAAGTCTGGGGTCAGGTAGTCATCTCGGAGACCTCGCCGGATCTCGAGCTCTTCACCGAGACGCCACGCACCGGTGTCTGGCGTCTTGAGGACGACGGGCGCGTCGCCTTTGCGCGCTCCGCCAACGACTGGGACACGCTGCTCGACGAGTCCGAGGCCTTCTACATGCGTGTCGTGGCGCCCGGCGACCTACGCTGCGAAGGCGCCCAACTTGGTGTGCTCTTCACCCGCGGACACCTGCAGACCGACGACTATCAGCTCACCGAGCGCTGCCAGCATTGGGTCAAGGGCATCAAGGCGCAGTTCGCCTCGGCACCCCTAACGCCGGCCGCGCCGATCATCTCGCGGCTCGTCGCACGAGCCTGA
- a CDS encoding NAD-dependent epimerase/dehydratase family protein gives MKVLITGGTGFVGAWTAKAVADAGHQVRFLVRDPARLTTSAAQIGLDTSDYVVGDIGDPGSTGAALDGCDAVIHSAAMVSVVKAAEAAAAMLRINLEGGRNVLGAAAERGLDPIVHVSSFTALFRPGLPMVSADLPVVGGSDGYGQSKSAVENYARRLQADGAPVAITYPGMVLGPPAGNQFGEAAEGIIAAVELRGLPGGRGAAWTVVDVRDVAALHAALLTEGKGPRRYMAGGQRIPVADLAVMLREATGLPIRRYPLPDRFLRGVGRVVDTLGHRLPFDTPITGSATQYYTQMPPTDDTPSEVELGINYREPRETFADTVAGLRRVGRLRR, from the coding sequence ATGAAGGTTCTTATTACTGGGGGCACCGGGTTTGTGGGGGCCTGGACGGCGAAGGCTGTCGCCGACGCTGGGCACCAGGTGCGGTTTCTGGTCCGCGACCCGGCGCGGTTGACCACCAGCGCGGCGCAAATCGGTCTGGATACGTCCGATTACGTTGTTGGAGATATCGGCGACCCGGGCTCGACAGGCGCCGCGCTGGACGGCTGTGACGCGGTGATTCACAGCGCTGCAATGGTTTCCGTTGTCAAGGCCGCCGAGGCGGCCGCGGCGATGCTCCGCATCAACCTGGAAGGCGGGCGCAACGTGCTCGGCGCCGCCGCGGAGCGAGGTCTGGATCCGATCGTGCATGTGTCGAGCTTCACCGCACTGTTCCGACCTGGCCTCCCCATGGTGAGCGCAGACCTGCCGGTAGTGGGCGGAAGCGACGGCTATGGCCAGTCCAAGTCGGCGGTCGAGAACTACGCACGCCGTCTGCAAGCCGACGGTGCGCCGGTCGCTATCACCTATCCCGGCATGGTTCTTGGGCCGCCCGCGGGAAATCAGTTCGGCGAGGCGGCCGAAGGCATCATCGCGGCCGTTGAGCTGCGCGGCTTACCGGGTGGACGTGGCGCCGCCTGGACCGTCGTGGATGTGCGCGACGTCGCCGCCTTGCATGCCGCCCTGCTCACTGAGGGCAAGGGTCCGCGCCGATACATGGCGGGCGGCCAGCGCATTCCCGTTGCGGACCTGGCGGTCATGCTCCGAGAGGCGACCGGGCTGCCGATACGCAGGTACCCGCTGCCGGATCGCTTCCTGCGCGGCGTCGGAAGAGTCGTCGACACGCTGGGCCATCGCCTGCCCTTCGACACACCGATCACGGGGTCAGCGACGCAGTACTACACGCAGATGCCGCCGACGGATGACACCCCGAGCGAGGTCGAACTCGGCATCAACTATCGCGAGCCGCGCGAGACCTTCGCCGACACCGTGGCGGGCCTGCGGCGCGTCGGCCGATTGCGCCGGTGA
- a CDS encoding FAD-dependent oxidoreductase, with the protein MTGKRVIIAGLGDTGVLTAIHLSGHADVVGISVKPALVSGQELGMRLSRPDAWARDYWISFDRFRGLDRVRTIQAALSGVDLADRAVFARHADGSVEIEHYDALVIATGVTNGFWRRPDLQSADQIGAELQAAHDRLAAARSVVVVGGGAAAVSSAANIATVWPNKWIGLYYPGERPLADHHPRVWRRVRRRLSDAGVVLRPGHRAAIPNGFGYERITSEPVAWRSGQAPTSADAVLWAIGQVRPNTDWLPPELLDDEGFVRVTPQLRVPDHHGVFAVGDVAATDRLRSSARNRADRLVAHNVRAEFAGRSLRSYRAPNRRWGSVLGVQADGLEVFAPSGLRFRFPAWSIDRVLQPWIVRRGIYHGIRRPRTDEVG; encoded by the coding sequence GTGACTGGCAAACGAGTCATCATCGCCGGGCTCGGCGACACCGGCGTCCTGACTGCCATCCATCTTTCCGGTCACGCCGACGTCGTCGGAATCTCGGTCAAGCCCGCTTTGGTGAGTGGACAGGAGTTGGGGATGCGGCTGTCCCGCCCCGACGCCTGGGCACGCGACTACTGGATTTCCTTCGACCGGTTCCGCGGCCTCGATCGGGTGCGGACGATCCAGGCTGCCCTGTCCGGGGTCGACCTCGCCGACCGTGCAGTATTCGCTCGGCATGCGGACGGTTCAGTGGAGATCGAGCACTACGACGCACTCGTTATCGCCACTGGGGTCACCAACGGCTTTTGGCGCCGCCCGGACCTGCAGTCGGCCGACCAGATCGGTGCCGAATTGCAGGCCGCCCACGATCGGCTAGCCGCCGCGCGTTCGGTGGTCGTCGTCGGCGGTGGCGCCGCCGCGGTCAGCAGCGCGGCCAATATCGCGACCGTCTGGCCGAACAAGTGGATCGGCCTGTATTACCCGGGCGAGCGCCCCTTGGCTGACCACCACCCGCGGGTCTGGCGTCGGGTACGGCGCCGATTGAGCGACGCGGGTGTGGTCCTTCGACCAGGGCACCGAGCGGCCATTCCCAACGGCTTTGGGTACGAACGGATCACCAGCGAACCGGTCGCATGGCGCAGTGGTCAGGCACCCACATCGGCCGATGCCGTGCTGTGGGCGATCGGACAGGTGCGACCGAACACCGACTGGTTGCCCCCGGAGCTGCTCGACGACGAGGGCTTTGTCCGGGTGACGCCGCAGTTGCGTGTCCCGGATCATCACGGAGTGTTCGCGGTAGGCGATGTGGCTGCGACCGATCGGCTCCGCAGTTCAGCCCGCAACCGAGCCGATCGACTTGTCGCTCATAACGTTCGCGCCGAGTTCGCGGGTCGATCACTACGCAGCTACCGAGCGCCGAACCGCCGCTGGGGCTCGGTGCTCGGCGTGCAGGCGGACGGCCTTGAAGTTTTTGCCCCCAGCGGGCTCCGGTTTCGTTTCCCAGCATGGTCGATCGACCGGGTGCTGCAGCCGTGGATCGTCAGACGGGGGATCTACCACGGCATCCGGCGACCACGAACCGACGAAGTGGGCTGA
- a CDS encoding deiodinase-like protein, protein MKNAASATRGQDLQSYNYPHFHVHPEQLEALGGVEVGDPAPDFAARRLDGTEVRLSDFRGRPVVLETGSVSCPQYVSRVTQMNALAYRFPDVVFLVLYVREAHPGGHISAHRTADDKNAAARIAVSEEREGRVILVDDVEGSAHHDYGCMPNTVHVIDAKGTVVFRALWNDPAGVEAALRSLSSGGDPAAVRTAFSPAPPTTLLRVLRRAGWRAVWDFALAFPQLAVGHLRESLPGRTRLTRLDR, encoded by the coding sequence ATGAAGAACGCGGCTTCGGCGACGCGGGGTCAGGACCTGCAGAGCTACAACTATCCCCACTTCCACGTCCACCCAGAGCAGCTCGAAGCCCTCGGAGGCGTTGAGGTCGGCGATCCCGCACCGGACTTCGCCGCTCGGCGGCTCGACGGCACCGAGGTCAGGCTTTCGGACTTTCGCGGCAGGCCCGTGGTTCTGGAGACCGGCAGTGTGAGCTGTCCACAGTACGTTTCGCGCGTCACCCAGATGAACGCGTTGGCCTATCGATTCCCCGATGTGGTGTTTCTCGTCCTCTACGTGCGCGAGGCGCACCCCGGTGGGCACATCAGCGCTCACCGCACCGCCGATGACAAGAACGCTGCGGCGCGCATTGCGGTAAGCGAGGAGCGTGAGGGCCGTGTCATCTTGGTCGATGATGTCGAGGGCTCGGCGCATCACGACTACGGCTGCATGCCCAATACCGTGCATGTCATCGACGCGAAAGGGACGGTCGTATTCCGCGCGTTGTGGAACGACCCAGCCGGCGTCGAGGCCGCGTTGCGCAGTCTGTCATCCGGTGGCGATCCGGCAGCGGTGCGGACGGCGTTCTCTCCGGCCCCCCCTACCACGTTGTTGCGGGTGCTGCGCCGGGCGGGTTGGCGAGCTGTGTGGGATTTTGCCCTCGCCTTCCCCCAGCTAGCTGTCGGGCACCTGCGAGAGAGCCTTCCGGGGCGGACCCGGCTTACGCGCCTCGACCGCTAG
- a CDS encoding dTDP-4-amino-4,6-dideoxyglucose formyltransferase — protein sequence MATLILTDNVHAHAVALELQASHDAIDVYQSQHGELPEVPRLNVMERIADIIEQYDLVFSLHCKQRFPARLIDRVRCVNVHPGLNPYNRGWYPQVFSIINGLKAGVTIHEIDEELDHGPIIAQKECPIESWDSSGSVYARLMDIERELVLEYFPAIRGGSYHAEPPAIEGNLNLKQDFERLRQLDLNEQATFGEFLNRLRALTHDDFQNAWFVDASGRKVFVRLLLEPEKA from the coding sequence ATGGCAACACTGATCCTGACGGACAACGTGCATGCTCACGCCGTAGCACTGGAACTGCAGGCCAGCCACGACGCGATCGACGTCTATCAGTCCCAACACGGCGAGCTGCCCGAGGTCCCGCGACTGAATGTCATGGAGCGGATCGCCGACATCATCGAGCAGTATGACCTCGTCTTTTCTCTCCACTGCAAACAGCGGTTTCCCGCCCGCCTGATCGATCGGGTCAGGTGTGTGAACGTCCATCCCGGCCTCAATCCCTACAACCGCGGCTGGTATCCGCAGGTCTTCTCGATCATCAACGGGCTAAAAGCTGGCGTGACGATCCACGAGATCGACGAGGAACTGGACCACGGCCCGATCATCGCCCAGAAGGAATGCCCGATCGAGTCGTGGGACTCCTCAGGCAGTGTCTACGCGAGGCTGATGGACATCGAGCGCGAATTGGTGCTCGAGTATTTCCCCGCCATCCGCGGCGGGAGCTACCACGCGGAGCCGCCCGCCATCGAAGGCAACCTCAATCTGAAACAGGATTTCGAACGGCTCCGACAGCTGGATCTCAATGAACAAGCCACCTTTGGGGAGTTCCTGAATCGCCTACGCGCGTTGACGCACGACGATTTTCAGAATGCCTGGTTCGTCGATGCGTCGGGCCGCAAGGTGTTTGTCCGTCTGCTTCTCGAACCGGAGAAGGCGTGA